In Paenibacillus sp. G2S3, a single window of DNA contains:
- a CDS encoding FtsW/RodA/SpoVE family cell cycle protein: MFLSTKIAKLDRSVLFLVTCLVGIGTVAIYGATTDTRLDGLYISSLYLFALFCIPMLFIALVDYKILLGRLAYLFYGVGIGLLMLVKLVGENLNGAVRWLSIGSFQLQPSELAKICTVLLIAHLLGKREGQQLRFFQDLVPVCFVFIIPFILIMDQPDLGTALVFAGILLSMLWIGNIRALYMILILGVVIISIGTILWLYYANFDLLSKIVEPHQLSRIQAFLDPQSDPDKSWHVKNAMIAIGSGGLSGSEGIFLRKGYIPYAYSDSIYVVIGAKYGFIGSSVLLMLYLLLVYRMIFIALESRDRAGAYVVTGFIAMIIFQVSVNLGMHLGLLPLTGISLPFISYGGSSLLTNMIAIGIVLSVKVHKDDSID; encoded by the coding sequence ATGTTTCTCTCCACCAAAATTGCCAAGCTGGACAGATCCGTACTTTTTCTCGTAACATGCCTAGTTGGTATTGGTACTGTTGCTATTTATGGAGCGACTACGGATACACGGTTAGACGGTCTTTACATCAGTTCGTTGTATTTATTTGCTTTATTTTGCATCCCCATGTTATTCATTGCGTTGGTAGATTATAAGATTCTATTAGGCAGGTTAGCATATCTCTTTTATGGCGTGGGTATTGGTCTACTTATGCTAGTCAAGCTGGTTGGAGAAAACCTCAATGGTGCCGTACGCTGGTTAAGTATTGGGAGCTTTCAGCTTCAGCCCTCCGAGCTGGCTAAAATATGTACGGTGCTGCTCATTGCTCATCTATTGGGTAAACGAGAAGGACAGCAGCTTCGCTTTTTTCAAGATTTAGTGCCGGTTTGTTTCGTTTTTATAATTCCTTTCATTTTGATCATGGATCAACCCGATTTGGGTACAGCGCTCGTTTTTGCTGGCATATTGCTTAGTATGCTTTGGATTGGTAACATTCGTGCGCTATATATGATTTTGATCCTCGGTGTGGTGATTATTTCGATCGGCACGATACTATGGCTGTATTATGCCAACTTCGACTTGTTATCAAAGATTGTCGAGCCCCATCAACTGTCACGAATTCAAGCTTTTTTGGATCCGCAGAGTGATCCTGATAAATCTTGGCATGTCAAAAACGCAATGATAGCTATTGGCTCCGGTGGATTATCGGGTAGTGAAGGTATTTTTTTGCGAAAAGGATATATTCCTTATGCGTATTCTGATTCGATCTATGTAGTCATCGGTGCAAAATACGGTTTCATAGGTTCATCCGTGCTGCTGATGCTTTATTTACTGCTCGTGTATCGAATGATCTTTATCGCACTGGAAAGCAGGGATCGTGCAGGGGCATATGTTGTCACCGGGTTTATCGCCATGATCATCTTTCAAGTTTCTGTTAACCTTGGCATGCATCTTGGATTGCTGCCCCTGACGGGGATATCCTTGCCTTTCATTAGTTATGGAGGCAGCTCACTGCTTACTAATATGATTGCAATTGGCATCGTGCTAAGTGTTAAAGTCCATAAGGATGACAGCATTGATTGA
- a CDS encoding HAMP domain-containing sensor histidine kinase, whose translation MGIQKRLVGSYFVVICLTVLILEIILNISVRYYYFHNIEQTLMNQAELSASFYQQYFGEEDLEEQSDRLLKGFASHSDAQVQIINAEGRLLQDSNGIQGDFTVTDYMDVQAAIKGQPGSWKGEDPLTEEAIFAVSYPLQAKGNIVGEVRFITSLTETIHTVNQIAVLLIGVGLLVIGIVTLLGLLLSWTITRSIKDLKQAADQMSEGDFSIRVQKRYQDELGSLADTLNMMASRISKSEQLKNDFIASVSHELRTPLTSIKGWVITLKAGGESNQTLFHDGLDIIESESDRLTHMVDELLDFSKLDNGRIAIHLASVDLTELLQHIGRQLTPRATRQGISLEVKIEENLPVIQADENRVKQVMINLIDNSLKFTSSSGRILITAHTVPGKVVITVEDNGSGIAEADLENVRQKFYKGDHQASGSGLGLSISEQIIALHHGELRISSVLGKGTIVQFDLPIK comes from the coding sequence ATGGGTATTCAGAAAAGATTAGTAGGAAGCTATTTTGTAGTGATCTGCCTTACTGTGCTCATTCTTGAGATTATTCTTAATATATCTGTGCGTTATTATTATTTTCATAACATAGAACAAACCCTGATGAATCAAGCAGAGCTGTCAGCTTCTTTTTATCAGCAATACTTTGGCGAAGAGGATTTAGAGGAACAATCGGATAGGTTATTAAAGGGTTTTGCCAGCCATTCCGATGCACAGGTACAGATTATTAATGCTGAAGGTCGGCTGTTGCAGGATTCGAATGGAATCCAAGGTGATTTTACCGTGACAGATTACATGGATGTGCAAGCAGCGATAAAGGGGCAGCCTGGCAGTTGGAAGGGAGAGGACCCTCTAACCGAGGAAGCTATTTTTGCGGTATCCTATCCTTTACAAGCCAAAGGTAACATCGTGGGGGAAGTCAGATTTATTACGTCCTTAACGGAAACTATACATACAGTTAATCAAATTGCAGTTTTGCTGATCGGGGTAGGTTTGCTAGTGATTGGTATTGTCACCTTACTTGGATTATTACTGTCTTGGACCATAACCAGATCCATAAAAGATCTGAAACAGGCAGCAGATCAAATGTCCGAAGGAGATTTCAGCATAAGAGTACAAAAGCGCTACCAAGACGAGCTTGGTTCCTTGGCAGATACATTGAATATGATGGCCAGTCGAATATCGAAAAGTGAACAGCTTAAGAATGATTTTATCGCATCCGTATCCCATGAACTGCGTACGCCATTGACCTCGATCAAAGGCTGGGTAATCACCTTGAAGGCGGGTGGGGAGAGTAACCAAACGCTGTTTCATGATGGGCTAGATATCATTGAATCTGAAAGTGACAGGTTAACTCATATGGTAGATGAACTGCTCGATTTCTCTAAATTGGATAACGGAAGAATCGCTATTCACCTCGCGTCTGTGGATCTAACAGAGCTGCTGCAGCATATTGGCAGACAACTCACCCCTAGAGCAACCCGACAAGGCATCTCACTCGAAGTGAAAATAGAAGAGAATCTACCGGTCATTCAAGCTGATGAGAATCGTGTGAAGCAAGTCATGATTAATCTCATCGATAACTCACTCAAATTTACTAGTTCCTCAGGTCGAATTCTTATTACCGCACATACGGTTCCAGGGAAAGTTGTAATTACGGTTGAAGATAATGGATCAGGCATCGCAGAAGCGGATTTAGAGAATGTGAGGCAAAAATTCTACAAAGGGGATCATCAGGCGTCAGGCAGCGGTTTGGGACTGTCCATCTCGGAACAAATTATCGCATTACATCATGGAGAGCTGCGAATAAGCAGCGTTTTGGGTAAAGGAACGATTGTACAATTTGACTTGCCGATAAAATAA